From Impatiens glandulifera chromosome 7, dImpGla2.1, whole genome shotgun sequence:
TTCAAACAAGCCACTgaaaaaaagttcattttttttattatcaacaaACTAAAGCTAATAAGATTATTGTTTTGGAAGAGAGTAAAGGAAGGACAAGAAATCGACCAACCTTTAATTCGCCTCAGTTCCTTGCAAAGGGTTATAAAGTCACCCCATTTCATGTGACATCGTCTTATAAACCCAAGTAAATGTTCTATCGTGAACATTGACATGCATTCTAAGTATTCCCCATTTACACCAATTTCTTTGAATATTTGACGATAACTTCCTAGATTTATCTCTTCTAAAATTTTgcaccaaattatttaaaatatattttaaattagcacAATATTCATCCTTCAAACATCATTAGCAAAATAAATAAGCATtacattacttatttattaatcaagtaAGTTATCGTTAAGTGCATTTCGCGAAAtacacttagcgaaatgcacttagcgaaatgcacttagcgaaatgcacttagcgaaatgcacttagagaaatacacttagcgaaatgcacttagcgaaatgcacttagcgaaatgcacttagcgaaatgcacttagcgaaacgctaagcagaTCTGAAACGGAAACACATACGATCTAATCagagattttctgcaaatatcaaccaataacaaataataacctaacgaaatgctcaaacatgaaccaatatgaaccaaataacaaataataatccACAAATATGACCAAATATGAACCAGaacgaaatatgaaaatatttttgaaatgaagaaaatgtaaacatgaacataactcgaattagattttgaaatgaacatcttcctcgaccttcaaatccttagaatcggagacctgcatacactaaaccctagaatcggagacctgcatgtaaaatagatttagggttagttctatatagatcttgtaaatatgtataaataaaaacataaatggattaggttagatcttgtaaatctgtatagatCTGTATGAACTGAACCACCGCCTGAAACCTCCGTCGCCATCGTCGTCGCCGgccgccgtgaaagagagaacatgagaagagagagaaagaaaactaaggaaatgaaaatattagagtatttatactaacccTAATTCACTTAGAgaaacgctaagggacttagcgtttcgctacaaggaCAATATCGTccacaaaaaataaaaagaccacgagTGCAAAAAAATTAGCAAGCCACCACCAGACCAAATAACCTCATATTTGaggttatttaataaaatttaccgttttttttTAGGTACaattttaatatcatatttGAGCAAATGTAACAGAGAGTTTATAATTAAGGACTGGTAGAAAGTATTAATTGATGTCATTCAAAATTGAAGGCTCAACCAAATTGGACAATTTTTTAGAAGTCACAAAAATCATTATTTGTaagatgtttattttattttatgttcatTGTTTTTAGAccttaataatttgaattatgggTATATATTATTCACTTATAATTGAGACAaatatttcttttgtttatctttttattaaagattgaactaaaatatatttttttaaaacaatatagatagttttgtaaaaaaaattaatgaaattgtaccaaatttaaataaataaaatagattaataaaatagattaatgCATGACACctcaaaatcataatatatatatatggttaaatGTAGTAACATAGTTCAAGAACCCTTGATAAAATCAAATCACcacccaaaaaaatataaaaaaactcaaataaaataattataataataacaccAATAAAAGGTGAGAACAAAAAAAACCTAATCATACCATTTATGAGTCATTTCAATATTTCTTTCAACTCTAATTCATCCAATTAAAAACTTTTTCATTCCTCCCAAGATTTCATTTTTCTTGGTTGACATATCCTCTCCTCTACACTACAAAATTGAACTCCGGTCTTTTTCGTCGcaacttaaataattaagttgattcgattcttaaattttatattttgaacaaattgttTGTGAGTGAAAACGAGGTCCTATAACTACTTTGATTAGTTAATGCTATTAtccttatataattttagaatcAAAGTAAGCCACAAAATTCTAGAAGACCGTTATTAATTTAGAActccaaatttaaaaaaacagtGGTGACAGTGgcatcatattattatatagatataaaagcATGAACTTTCACTTACACACAACCATGGATGCCTTTTCttattctttcttaattattacTACATAGATTTTGCTAGCGGCTAGCTAGCTCGACACTTGTCTCAACCTTCAAGGCTTGGCTCCACCAACATCAGCTTGCACCGCCTCTCCTAGGTAAGAGCAACACTTGTTACAACCACGGAAACCTCTGTTGCAACACCCGTACCGACATCCTCCTCCGCTACCGCCGCCATTATTATTTCCTCCTCCCCAACCGCCGCCATTATTATTTCCTCCTCCCCATCCGCCGCCATTATTATTTCCTCCTCCCCAACCGCCGCCATTATTATTTCCTCCTCCTTGACCGCCGCCATTATTATATCCTCCTCCTTGACCGCCGCCATTATTATTTCCTCCTCCTCCCCAACCGCCGCCATTATTATGTCCTCCTCCGTAATTCTGGGCTGCACGATGTTAATTAAATTGGTATAtagtttggattatttaaataatcaactacttaaatcattttacttttataataatttatttattcatcaaaatatttaaatatctttttattttaaattattattatttttattatatacacactattttttttaatagaaacaattaatacttttcaaaatcatcatctCTTTATTCAATAATCTAATTCAAACAAActataagagcttgtttgatattcagGGTGCTTAAGTCTTTTAAAGAGTTTTTATCTAAAacctattaattatttattgctctaatcacttcttttatttattaaaatactaaaatatcttttatggAGAGAGTTTTAGAtgtgtctttttttttttataaattcaatcataatcaaatttttttttatcacatcttttatttataaaatcactcaaattattaaaaaaatactaaaatattatctattaaaaataaataaatttatcattagttattaataatcttgaagcttttttaccaaaaaaaaaatatatatctcctaaaaaattatattttcatcaaattttttcaaataaacaaaatttatttacataaatggAATAAAAGAAGCTCTCAATATTGAATGTTTTTGTTTAGGTAGAAAGAAGCTTACTTTCAGCCAAATCTTTGGTGGCTGCATGAGAAACAAAGGCTAGGAGGAAGATAGCCAAAAGGCCGATCAAAACAACTGCTTTGGAATTCATTTTCTCTTGTTATTATTGAACTCACTCACTTACTATTTGAAGGTGTGTGAGAAAAGGTTGTTCATGGTCGCGTCTATTTATAGAGCCTGCATTATTGaaaatttactatttttatatGGTATATTATGGGTTCAATGATGTATTTACTATTCACGTTGTACAGTTGGAAGAcatttaatttctcattatatGGTTATGGGGACATAAGAGCATCTTCAGCGCACAAGACCTCTGAcctcttattttgtcaaatcaatCTTTCATCTCAGCAGAAAGTGAGCACATGTTGTAATTGGGcaaaacactccaatgcttCCGCCCGCCCTtttctctaaataatttaaatgtgaattttatttatactattttaaataaataactaatttatactattataactaataaaaatttgagaatttaaacccttaaaaagtttaatataattaataaaaaaaatattaatttatttaaaatatatatttattaattaaatatataactaatattgaacccttaaaacatattaatgtaatttatttaaaatatatttattaattaaatatatatatataattaatattaaataaattaaaatataaaatatttttataatttaaaatatattataatattaaaaacattacaaaataaatttgataatatataactaatttttctatattatagaaaaatttgagaatatagaactaatatttctatattataataaaatataaaatatattataatatttttataataaaatatataactaatattcctatattatataataatgaaaatgtcATAGCCGGACTTGTCCGACATAGAGTGTACTGCTCTCTTTTTGTTTTTACATACCgtgcataaaattaaaaaaaaaataataacatgcCCTTTTCCATGCTGTCCGATGTGGGCACATGCTTATTACATATTCTCTTAGTCCATGTTCTCATCAGTGTATGAGTGTATTGTATTTATTGGTCACTTTTAAGCACtgatattttgtatattaatgATATTTCTTAGATGGGTAAGAAAGAATACCATTTCAAACTCTAGGCATGGGAGATGTAATAGGTACTCGAGAAACTTCTTATCCACTAgaccaattaaaatatttgtaatttaatatttttatttatttatttattaaataaatataattaaatattttgaaattaataaaaaaaataaagagattaataattttatatatatatatatattatttataattattaaaattaaggataattcttaaataaattaatttaacagtaattattttttaattttttaatttttaaataatattaaaaaatctaatttaaatataaatttatttttaataatttttatttagaataattatttaaatatttataataaataccaattaaatcacataaataataataatttaaaaaaaaatattttaagaattataaatagttctaaattattatttataatatattattaaaatatataatgagtttaaaaataatatgaatttattctaataaattttaataattttagtttgtgtttgataatattttcttatttttagaataagttcatattattttgaataattattataatttataaaaatatattttaaataaaattatatatatttaaaaatatataatgagttttaaaaataatttaaattgaaattattgtctcatttttattagattaaaataaatcaggataacacaaataaaaataaaatggtcTTTAGAGCTAAAATGTCCTCATTTAAATTCTGAAAAGAATAATCAAAATAACACGAGCGATCTATCAAATAAAAGAGTTATCCATAATATCAAACATGTATGTTATTGACTTCTTACTAGTTTTTTCTACATATttgtcttaaaaaatatattagttctttatcattatatatttgatcATAGTGGAGACTCATACATAGTTGAGTGATTTAACACTAGAATTAATATACTCAAAGTCATGAATTCAAGTCTTACATcaagatatttgaaaaaataaataaatgttatatcaTCATTTTGGTTGAATTAGTAATTTGTTTTCTTGTTGGTGTCAATTGtatcttatttttcttatatatattaacattttccTCGTAACAATTTAGAATTTGAGGCGTTGAATGAGAtgatattactttatttaaaaaaaaaacaaatcttaaaCTCAAAACAAACTCACTCTCGCTTGCATATTGAGCAATATGACTTTTAGTTCTTTATTTACTAACCAGCTCAAATATCACTCAAAAGTTCTTGCCAGATTAGAGTTGCATATTAACTTAATAGTAGATTAGAGTTACATATTAACTTAATAGTTAGCTCAAATGGTGAATAACAAACTATCCAGGGACGGATATGTGTAGTGGGTGGACTGAAGTCCATCccgaaataaaaaaattcaatatatactTTAATGTTTGTGatatgatcgactttatcgatagagacggggtctggctattgataaaggtttatgaaaaacgttttgaaagaaatcctgttagagatttaattcgttttctattctacgcaaactcttgtaaacacttgaaacagaatcaaggcggaattgtttacttaggtttgaagctcaagatgaagaatgagaagatgacaaaaatgaaaagacacaacagtttgtttatggatgttcagagcaaactcttctacgtcacatcttcttccaaccaccggaaggattcactataatatgattcgaatcaaatacagtttgcaaaCACTTagttcactattgaacagaacacactctgttcaatttacaagatgaagaatatcactcagctaacggtgtttttgattctagctctctcttgattcacacacagtacaatcaggaaagcatcTTAcggcttgaatattcaaaggattgATTTCTCAGTAGTTCTAGTAAGTAAGATGATCGAGAGATTTTTCCAACCAGCAGCTTGTCCGTTAtacttgagatttgataaatactgggaagagactaacggtcgaatctttagaatgatacgtggcactcttccattggaaagcctccatagtacacaacagattCTGAGCAcagggatcgtggccgtactccaactggtagtgcgccgaatattccatcagagatgtacctgcaaaacaagtaatgggagggaaattctcttacgtggcattcgttggtttgttgcatatagctatcgtactaatattcactagaaagtggagcaggagtagagtacagctataacacgtgggtaggcgagtactagcttcaagcatactacttaagcaTAACATTatacgtatttcagttagacagcctcgtctaatgaaatcaaacattcccgtctaagagcagaatccattagaccacctggtctaatgggattagacttacgtctaattacaatcacttcagactaatctgaaggagttagactacccgtctaactttaaccaattagacttcacgACTAATCTTCAGAATATATAGCAAAATATGCAATATATAtagcaaaatatatattgaaaacgTGCATATATATAGCAAAATATGCAATCAACATATAAATAGAGTGTTTTCACATGCAAATAAAGCATTCAGAATATCAAGTTCATAAATACCCaaatatgagtgttttcagaagaaacacacaaaacattgttccAAAATAAACAGAATAAGTTCACAAccaaaaacatcatcaaaagatCTGGAAAAATttcatcttaaaataaaataatttatattataatcttcttcttcttcctaatcATTTCTCTGGAAAAGATAGTCTTCAACCTAGGaagtctctaagactgcggttagaggaggGTTGGAGACATTTCTCTTCCTTTTCTTGGTCTTAAGCTTCTTCACCCTAAAAACGTATTCgacaaccttctggttgttcaTAATTTTGGAAGGAAGGTGAAAACTTTTACCGGGTTGATCCAGAAGAAAACAGAGGAAGGCGGTGAAAGGACCGTCAAAACCAAAAATAGTTTTCCGGGCAACAACCATTTTGACAAGATTTCcaaagaggaagcttgtccagttgatTGGCACATCCCTTGTGATATCCACCATTATCTCGAAGACTTTAGAACAAAACTGGTATGAAGATTCTTTGGCGAGAAGAGATTTAGAGATGATTTCACTTAGAAGAGCAAATTCATCTTTCAGAAGATTTTTCTTCCCATAAATGTCCATTTGAGGAGAATTAGAGAAGACTTTCATCATAGTAAACATGATTTCAGGAGGAGAGCGAGGAAACTCACGAATACTTGCAGTGGGAAGTTGAAAGAACATACCGAATGACTCTTCGGTGATGCAAATCATTTGGCCCATAACAATCCCAGCAACAATTTTGTTGTGATAGAAGCCCGCAGTTTCGAAGAATTCACGAACCAACTGTTCGTGATAGAGATGATGAGGGGTGAGGATCTTTCTCAGCCCGGAGGCTTTCAAAGATTCAAACATTTTATGCATGCCCGGAGATTTCAACGTGGATACggatttgaaatccacttgaatcgattttggacggAAGAGAGACATTTCGACTTGATGAACAATAGCTTagtcgattcgaattctagagagagagagatggatTTGGAAGAACTCTTATCTTTAGAGtgaattattcaataaatatcaAGGTCTAATCATGTAAAGAATatctaatgattactcctaccgtcaagaactcAAATGTCTGTTCccaataaacatattatttaatattagcatGAAACTGCAGTTAATACTAAATGTACAAGAAAAAGTTGTcataaatattagtcattccttatatattgagagacatgtgtcttcaattcttttgaggaatgactgatttgatttttggcgggaaaatACACTTGAGCAGAAACATAAGCAAAGGACAActgtccaaatagccagaagatggaaggtctaattacaccagtagttagacgtttattctccttttcacattttcaacttcttcttggaaatcagtctattagacgtatacgtctaattatgcaataacacCACGTGCAACacgcgtgtctggttagacatgagcatcctcttgctcatgatgtaaaaacgtctaacgtctattagacgtatccgtctaaccatgcaggttaaTATAACCAAGACAAAGATTCCAAAGGAAGATTAAACTGctagagtagacgtacgtctaagtagaTGTGTTTCTCAAACCCTGAATCCTTAAGACGTATTAGGACCTCTATCTTTTATGTCTATTCAgttacgttttgaacaatacgttccccctcaatttatgcacgtgATTACATCAATCAATATCAACAAGACCcaaaatgtttctaaagtgagagaACTTAACTtcgggtagaggcttcgtgaagatatctgcCGTTTGTTGATCTGTGGGAACATATTCTAGGCgaatttgcttctgattgacgtgttcttggataaagtgatgcctgatttcaatatgcgttttccgagaatgcagaactggattgtaggtgattacGATAGAactcgtgttgtcacaaaaaattggagattcttcaccctcaatcccatagtccctaagttgttgttgaatccacagaacttgagagCAATAACtgccagctgcaagatactctacttcagctgtagacgtggcgattgacgtctgtttcttgctgaaccatgagattagacgatctctaaggaactggcaagttccacttgtgctttttctatcaattttgcaccctacataatctacatctgagaaactagttaaattgaacctggaatccttcggataccacagtcctaCATTTTGAGTTctctttaagtatttaagaatacgtttagcagtagtaaagtgagagagtttaggattaacctgaaatctgccacaaacaccaacaacaaattgaatgtctggcctgctaacagttacatatagcaaggatccgatgagtcctctatatgctattacatcgacactttggtcaccttcatctttatccagtttactagaagagctcattggagtagttgCGGTggaacagttctccaaaccaaacttctttagcagttccttggtgtatttggcctgattGATAAGGGTTCTATTTTCtaactgacggacttgaagcccaaggaagaatgtcaacTCTCCCATCCTGCTCATTTCAAATATGTCCTGCATCAGCATAGAAAACtactcacacaatttggggttagttgaaccaaaaataatgtcgtcaacatatatttgaacaagaagaatgtgagaatctttagtgaatctaaacaaggttttattcaccgttccaacaacaaaatcatgatcaaacaagaattcagttaatgtgtcgtaccaagctctaggagcttgtttcagaccatacaatgctttgtcaagcttataaacatgattaggtaacacatgatctacaaatccGGGGGGTTGCTCagcatatacttcttcactcaatttcccatttaaaaatgcacttttcacgtccatttgaaaaaccttaaagttcttaaatgatgcatatgctaggaagattctaattgcttCTAGTCTTTctaccggtgcaaaagactaatcaaaatcaataccttcctcttgtctgtatccttgagcaactaaacgagctttgtttctaatgactaaaccatcttcactaatcttgtttctaaagacccatcttgttcctataattgacttatcagttggtctaggagtaagataccatactttatttctcacaaattggtttaactcctcctgcatagcattgatccaatctggatcaactacagcttcaccaattttcttgggttcaatctaAGAAATAAATGCggagttggccatttcatccatcagttgacgtcttgtcctttgaggagaaaaaggatttccgatgatcagttctggtggatgatttctgttccatctgaagttggatccaaggagATTGGTCATCTAAACTGGTGACTCCGCGACGTCTAAACTCTCaacatcttgttgaacaggagtttgtacgtctggttgaacttcaaccggatcatccACTGGATCAGATAGGGCAATCTGCGTGTccagagtttcttcttcttcacttacagactcaagacttgtcgcttttagtctgtcaacaagatcaatgggttcaatggatttgctctcaataggctcatcaaaaactacatggagggattcctcaacaatctgtgttcttttgttttatactctgtaagcctttcttactgacgagtatcccaacatgaatccctcatctgctttggcatcaaaagcggtcagataaacctttccattgttatggataaaacatttacacccaaatatcttaaaataagacactgtgggaattctctcatagtacagttcatagggagttttatcaaaacgtttgttgattattgaccgattttgtgtatagcaagtaGTACttatggcttccgcccagaacctctgaggtacgTCTGATTCATCTGGCATAGATTTCGCTACTTcattcagagttctcactcttctctcagcaatgccgttttgctgtggagttctggtgctagacaactcgtgcctaattctagtctcctcgagataagatgataaaaatctgttagtgaactcagttccctgatcacttctaatgcacgtaatatttaaagatttctgattctaaattcctttaaatattctaatcaagttttcagcagttttatcttttgatggtaaaaatgcaacccatgtaaatcgagagaaatcatcaataataattagggcaaatctcattcctcctatactctttacaggaattggaccaaacagatccatatgtaaaagttctaggcaacggatggattgtgatttccctttagttttgaacgatgatctgccctgctttcctaactggcaagcaggacATACCTTGTCCTTAGAAAACTGCATTTTAGGTAATCCAAAAACCGAGTTGTttaaacaaatgttgttgatggtttttaaattcaaatgatttaaccTTTTATTCCATAGCCACTTCTGGTCATTTTtagcaatcatgcacatagaaTCAGAAaactctttttgccaattcattttatatgagtttcctactctactggCAGTCAATAAAGTGTTTCCAacttggtctttaactagacAAGCATGAGTTTGCaaatctactgacaaaccattatcacataattgactaatgctgatcaaattataacacagattgtcaacaagcagcacgtcattaatagttagattaccatggataatcttacctttacccatggtcttacccttcttgttgtcaccaaaattGATCTTAGGTCTAGAgaaatctgatatatcagtgagaagacATCTGTTTCCTAtaatatgcctggaacatccgctaacaagataccatacagattcatCCAGCCattcgtttatttgtacctacataaataaatatctacaatcttttggtacccactttcaattgggtcctcggtcaatcagttccttaggaatccatatttgagttattctgatgaatttcccattttgtgctgtgattaatgcgtatgtttttgacttaatagatgactttctgctagccactgatcccttagctttagaagtagactttcttttaaaacttcttgactttgagtcaggttttagattgccagacttgtttGCTGCTTCTAATCTATTCTTCATCCAGCTAACaattggcggaacataagttatttcattcttaaaagctacttcttcatgaatgggatcagattcaatgtcagtcatactccctttgacaaagtttattgaCTTAAACTTGTtagttgctgagtttgactCTTTGCAGGAcaagttagggtcattgctgtcaaatcTCAAACTGGATCTAGATCTAGTAGGTTTCAACAAactgatctgatgtttgacatcatctccggaccttgtccatgcactgactacatagtttattcttttgttttcagatgaaaaaGTTTGAATctattctttgagcatctcattttcagatgagatctctgctatgttttcgtcaaaaatgtttgattcagattcttgGTTGGAAGAAAGAacaattgattcatattttactttcatttcgtaaaaagagttagttaacttcttgtactcaatggccatttcattgagtgcattagttaactcctcgtttgtaaattctggtgcaaagacatcatttaccttggattggtcatccgccatcaaacatgtaacatcatcattttctttttcagcaggagactcctctgaatcgctatcggccaatctggatttgttttcaacgcacatgaaaactttctgatCCTTCTTTTCTTGAATGATTCTACCGTAGATCTgattaagcttatcccatatctctttagtagatgaacatgacttgatttcatagaacacGTTATGTTGATCGACTGATACAGAATGTtcctagcaacattatccaggttgttggttaTCTAATCTTCAGTAATCCACTCACtccttggcttcgaaatctttatggggccattagtaatgacgctccacatatcacaatcaagagcaaccaagtgagcttgcattctcatcatccaatatt
This genomic window contains:
- the LOC124909551 gene encoding glycine-rich protein 3-like, with product MNSKAVVLIGLLAIFLLAFVSHAATKDLAETQNYGGGHNNGGGWGGGGNNNGGGQGGGYNNGGGQGGGNNNGGGWGGGNNNGGGWGGGNNNGGGWGGGNNNGGGSGGGCRYGCCNRGFRGCNKCCSYLGEAVQADVGGAKP